A portion of the Corynebacterium heidelbergense genome contains these proteins:
- a CDS encoding glucose-6-phosphate dehydrogenase assembly protein OpcA, producing the protein MIIDLPNCTTQNILRRLREVREERGEVATGRVLTFVVAAQGKDDLDTITRIIHDASREHPARVVVLVSHEEPGEPVLDAQLRLGGDAGASEVIIMHLKGELSKHRASVVTPLLLPDTPVVVWWPSAAPRNPAADPIGALATRRIVDSFFDADSDGLYRRRMTYSPGDSDLVWSRLTLWRGQLASALDHPPLEDVLSVDLYGPAEDPAVDIAAGWLANRLDVPVTRHSSGSPKTPLDDQGRAVTPVEKTVLHRPTADITLEVVDANTVRTCVGDSESLVALGRRAPGDCIAEELRHLDPDQAFGLALRGLVRVNRPDRGGRGVYRSGHTVPERDGGFQEESQR; encoded by the coding sequence ATGATCATCGACCTGCCCAACTGCACCACCCAAAACATCCTCCGGCGCCTCCGTGAGGTGCGCGAGGAGCGGGGGGAGGTGGCCACCGGGCGCGTCCTGACGTTCGTCGTCGCCGCCCAGGGTAAGGACGACCTGGACACCATCACCCGCATCATCCACGACGCCTCCCGGGAACACCCCGCTCGCGTGGTGGTGCTTGTCAGCCACGAGGAACCCGGGGAGCCCGTGCTCGACGCGCAGCTACGGCTGGGCGGAGATGCGGGGGCCTCGGAGGTCATCATCATGCACCTCAAGGGCGAGCTGTCCAAGCATAGGGCGAGCGTGGTGACCCCCCTGCTGCTGCCCGATACCCCCGTGGTGGTGTGGTGGCCGTCTGCCGCGCCGCGCAATCCTGCGGCCGATCCGATCGGGGCTCTGGCCACCCGGCGCATCGTCGATTCTTTCTTCGACGCCGACTCCGACGGGCTGTACCGCCGGCGCATGACCTACTCCCCCGGCGACTCGGATCTTGTGTGGTCCCGCCTGACGCTGTGGCGCGGGCAGCTCGCCAGCGCACTGGACCATCCCCCGTTGGAGGACGTGCTCAGCGTAGATCTCTACGGGCCCGCCGAGGACCCCGCCGTGGACATCGCCGCGGGCTGGCTGGCCAATCGGCTGGACGTCCCGGTCACACGGCATTCCTCCGGCTCGCCGAAAACTCCCCTCGACGATCAGGGGCGGGCGGTCACTCCGGTGGAGAAGACCGTCCTGCACCGGCCCACTGCGGATATCACCTTGGAGGTGGTGGACGCCAACACCGTGCGCACCTGTGTGGGGGACAGCGAGTCTCTCGTGGCCTTGGGTCGGAGGGCCCCGGGCGATTGCATCGCGGAGGAGCTGCGGCATCTCGATCCGGATCAGGCTTTCGGGTTGGCGCTGCGGGGGCTGGTGCGCGTCAACAGGCCCGACCGCGGGGGGCGCGGGGTCTACCGCAGCGGGCACACCGTGCCGGAACGCGACGGCGGTTTCCAGGAGGAATCCCAGCGGTGA
- the pgl gene encoding 6-phosphogluconolactonase: MPRFDDMFANVFKEPTEHTTHRRKFGLRHDHPTTDEDESTAVSLSSHADADHMARTVARELVQLISGLQASGGTVTRDGFVRVVLTGGTAGIEVCRQLAELDSAARSTAESFPMADAIDWSRVYIFFGDERFVPEGHPDRNDEQARQALLDHVAIPPENIMRYPAQPEGQQADGPALDAAAREYETLINRHAPDGFDIHLLGMGPEGHINSLFPNTDELLHASGSVVAVRRCPKPPAERVSLTISAVNRSRRVWLLVAGAAKREAAGHVLDGDNGAQWPAALATGTLDTVLWVDREADPTAK; encoded by the coding sequence ATGCCGAGGTTTGACGACATGTTCGCGAACGTGTTCAAGGAGCCGACGGAGCACACCACGCACCGGCGGAAGTTCGGGCTGCGGCATGACCACCCCACGACCGACGAGGACGAAAGTACCGCGGTGAGCCTCAGCAGCCACGCCGACGCGGACCACATGGCCCGGACCGTGGCCCGGGAGCTGGTGCAGCTCATCTCCGGGTTGCAGGCCAGCGGCGGCACGGTGACCCGAGACGGTTTCGTGCGCGTGGTCCTGACCGGGGGGACGGCGGGCATCGAAGTGTGCCGCCAACTTGCCGAGCTAGACAGCGCCGCGCGCTCCACCGCGGAGAGTTTCCCGATGGCCGACGCGATCGACTGGTCTCGGGTTTACATCTTCTTCGGCGACGAGCGGTTTGTGCCCGAAGGCCACCCTGACCGTAACGACGAACAGGCCCGCCAGGCCCTCCTGGACCACGTGGCGATCCCGCCGGAGAACATCATGCGCTATCCCGCGCAGCCGGAGGGCCAACAGGCCGACGGCCCCGCGTTGGACGCCGCCGCCCGAGAGTACGAGACACTGATCAACCGCCACGCGCCGGACGGGTTCGATATCCACCTGCTGGGGATGGGCCCGGAAGGCCACATCAACTCGCTGTTCCCGAACACCGACGAGCTGCTCCACGCCTCCGGGTCCGTTGTTGCGGTGCGTCGCTGCCCCAAGCCCCCGGCGGAACGAGTCAGCTTGACGATCTCCGCCGTTAACCGCTCCCGGCGGGTGTGGCTACTCGTCGCCGGGGCCGCCAAGCGGGAGGCCGCCGGGCACGTCCTCGACGGGGATAACGGGGCCCAGTGGCCGGCGGCACTGGCGACGGGAACGCTGGACACGGTGCTGTGGGTAGATCGGGAAGCAGACCCCACCGCTAAGTAG
- the secG gene encoding preprotein translocase subunit SecG: protein MILALQIAIVVLSLLMGLSVLLHKGKGGGLSSLFGGGMQSNLSGSTVAEKNLDRLTIITTVLWLVALIALNLVLRFNL, encoded by the coding sequence GTGATCCTCGCTTTGCAGATCGCCATCGTCGTTCTGAGCCTGCTGATGGGCCTCTCCGTGCTGCTGCACAAGGGCAAGGGCGGTGGCCTCTCCAGCCTCTTCGGCGGGGGTATGCAATCCAATCTCTCCGGATCCACCGTGGCCGAGAAAAACTTGGACCGGCTCACCATCATCACAACCGTGTTGTGGTTGGTCGCTCTCATTGCCCTGAATCTCGTTTTGCGTTTCAATCTCTAA
- the ppc gene encoding phosphoenolpyruvate carboxylase: MTPTVRDDVRFLGHVLGAVVREQEGDEVFDLVEKSRKHAFDIRHGESGLQDLARRYHELPSETAVPVIRAFTYFALLANLAEDLHEERKRDKAADAGEAAKPSSLDYTWEALEAEGVPKEQIIETLAGALVAPVLTAHPTETRRRTVFDVQADITALMRERGAILRAPRTARTDSQLADIELAVRRRITLLWQTALIRSARPRIQDEVNVGMRYYGISLLGEIPAINRRVADELTQRYGQDIPRTPIVRPGTWIGGDHDGNPFVTAQTVTFATERAAQTIFAHYICMLAELEHELSLSSRLTAVTEELETLAARGHNDVPSRADEPFRRALHGIRGRTTATASATLGRDVVARFIATGAIEDDHEPYGGPGELLDDLRIVDRALRETLGELVADHKLADLITAVATFGFHLSSLDLRQNSESHEEILTEVFRRAGVHPNYAELGEEERVELLREELSSPRPLVDPRATWSEVTERELGIYRAAADAVEKFGPDVIPHCIISMATSVSDVLEPMILLKEVGLFAAEGGEPHGSVDVIPLFETIDDLAGGARVMRQLWDLPFYRHYLAQRDNVQEIMLGYSDSNKDGGYFAANWALFDAELALVAAARDAGVGLRLFHGRGGTVGRGGGPSYDAILAQPDGAVQGRVRITEQGEIISAKYGEAHSARRNLEALVAATLEASLLPLGSIEDPERAYAIMREISQLSRTAYAKLMHEDDGFIEYFTSSTPLGEIGSLNIGSRPSSRKQTKEIADLRAIPWVLSWSQSRTMVPGWFGVGTALQQWIETGGSEVLEDPVTADLTPEQRTTYLCELHRRWPFFATVLSNMAQVMAKADMGVTEMYSQLVEDSAVAQRILGAIRSEYALTVEMFRKVTNRSSLLSDNPELAVSVRSRFPYLLPLNVLQVELLRRYRAGDDSEAVRSGILLTMNGLATGLRNSG, encoded by the coding sequence ATCACTCCCACCGTGCGAGACGACGTGCGCTTCCTTGGCCACGTCCTCGGCGCCGTCGTGCGCGAGCAGGAGGGCGACGAGGTCTTCGACCTCGTGGAGAAGTCCCGCAAGCACGCCTTCGACATCCGCCACGGTGAATCCGGCCTGCAGGACCTGGCCCGCCGCTACCACGAGCTGCCCTCCGAGACCGCGGTGCCCGTCATCCGCGCCTTCACCTACTTCGCCCTCCTCGCCAACCTGGCCGAGGACCTCCACGAGGAGCGCAAGCGGGATAAAGCTGCCGATGCAGGGGAGGCCGCGAAGCCCTCCTCCCTGGATTACACGTGGGAGGCGCTCGAGGCTGAGGGCGTCCCCAAAGAACAAATCATCGAGACGCTCGCCGGGGCCCTGGTCGCCCCCGTTCTCACCGCCCACCCCACCGAGACCCGCCGCCGCACCGTCTTCGACGTGCAGGCGGACATCACCGCCCTCATGCGCGAACGCGGCGCGATCCTCCGGGCGCCCCGGACCGCCCGCACCGACAGCCAGCTCGCCGACATCGAACTGGCCGTGCGCCGCCGCATCACCCTGTTGTGGCAAACGGCCCTCATCCGCTCCGCGAGACCTCGCATCCAAGACGAGGTGAACGTGGGCATGCGCTACTACGGCATCAGCCTGCTGGGGGAAATCCCCGCGATCAACCGGCGCGTCGCCGACGAGCTCACCCAGCGTTACGGGCAGGACATCCCGCGGACCCCCATCGTCCGCCCCGGCACCTGGATCGGCGGCGATCACGACGGTAACCCCTTCGTCACCGCCCAAACCGTCACCTTTGCCACCGAGCGGGCCGCCCAAACCATCTTCGCGCACTACATCTGTATGCTCGCTGAGCTGGAGCACGAGCTGTCGCTGTCCTCCCGGCTCACCGCCGTGACCGAGGAGCTGGAGACGCTGGCCGCCCGCGGTCACAACGATGTCCCCTCCCGCGCCGACGAACCCTTCCGCCGCGCCCTCCACGGCATCCGAGGGCGAACCACCGCCACCGCCAGTGCCACCCTGGGCCGGGACGTTGTCGCCAGGTTCATCGCCACGGGCGCTATCGAGGACGACCACGAGCCCTACGGCGGGCCGGGGGAGCTCCTGGACGATCTGCGCATCGTGGACCGCGCTTTGCGGGAAACCCTCGGGGAGCTCGTCGCAGACCACAAACTGGCTGACCTCATCACCGCCGTGGCCACGTTCGGCTTCCACCTTTCCAGCCTGGACCTGCGGCAGAACTCCGAGAGCCACGAGGAGATCCTTACCGAGGTCTTCCGCCGCGCGGGCGTACACCCCAACTACGCGGAGCTGGGGGAGGAGGAGCGCGTGGAACTGCTGCGCGAGGAGTTGTCCTCCCCCCGCCCCCTCGTCGATCCCCGCGCCACCTGGTCCGAGGTGACCGAGCGGGAACTCGGCATCTACCGGGCGGCAGCGGACGCGGTGGAGAAGTTCGGCCCGGACGTGATTCCGCACTGCATCATTTCCATGGCCACCAGCGTCTCGGACGTGCTGGAGCCGATGATCCTGCTCAAGGAGGTCGGCCTCTTCGCCGCCGAGGGTGGGGAACCCCACGGCAGCGTGGACGTTATCCCCCTGTTCGAGACGATCGACGACCTGGCTGGGGGAGCCCGCGTCATGCGGCAGCTCTGGGATCTGCCCTTCTACCGGCACTACCTGGCCCAGCGGGACAACGTGCAGGAAATCATGCTGGGGTACTCCGATTCCAATAAGGACGGCGGGTACTTCGCGGCGAACTGGGCCCTCTTCGATGCAGAGCTGGCGCTCGTTGCCGCCGCCCGGGACGCGGGCGTGGGGCTGCGGTTGTTCCACGGGCGAGGTGGCACGGTCGGCCGCGGTGGCGGCCCCTCCTATGACGCGATCCTGGCGCAGCCCGATGGTGCCGTTCAGGGGCGGGTGCGGATCACCGAACAGGGGGAGATCATCTCCGCCAAGTACGGGGAGGCCCACAGCGCCCGGCGCAACCTGGAGGCCCTGGTCGCGGCAACCCTCGAGGCGAGCCTGTTGCCCCTGGGCTCCATCGAGGACCCGGAGCGCGCCTACGCGATCATGCGGGAGATCTCGCAGCTCAGCCGAACCGCCTACGCCAAGCTCATGCACGAGGACGATGGCTTCATCGAATACTTCACCAGCTCCACCCCGCTCGGGGAGATCGGGAGCTTGAACATTGGATCGCGTCCCTCCTCCCGCAAGCAGACCAAGGAGATCGCGGACCTCCGGGCCATCCCCTGGGTGCTGTCCTGGTCCCAATCCCGGACGATGGTGCCTGGGTGGTTCGGCGTGGGAACCGCGCTGCAGCAGTGGATCGAGACCGGCGGGTCCGAGGTGCTGGAGGATCCCGTGACGGCCGACCTGACCCCCGAGCAGCGCACCACCTACCTGTGCGAGCTGCACCGCCGGTGGCCCTTCTTCGCCACCGTACTGTCCAACATGGCCCAGGTGATGGCCAAGGCGGACATGGGTGTGACGGAGATGTATTCGCAGCTTGTGGAGGATTCCGCGGTGGCCCAGCGCATTCTCGGCGCGATCCGCTCCGAGTACGCCCTTACGGTGGAGATGTTCCGCAAGGTCACTAACCGCAGCTCGCTGCTGTCCGATAACCCCGAGCTGGCGGTCTCCGTGCGCAGCCGCTTCCCCTACCTGCTGCCATTGAACGTCCTCCAGGTGGAACTGCTGCGCCGCTACCGCGCTGGCGATGACTCCGAGGCCGTGCGCAGCGGTATCCTGCTGACGATGAATGGCCTCGCCACGGGGTTGCGCAACTCTGGCTAG
- the tpiA gene encoding triose-phosphate isomerase yields MARTPLIAGNWKMNLNHLEAIQVVQKFSFALPKDMYDTVDVAFIPPFTDIRSIQTLVDGDKLQVSYGAQDVSTHESGAYTGEISAAMLAKLGCSWVVVGHSERRQYHEESNELVAAKAAAALGAGMSPIVCVGEPLEVREEGKHVDYVTEQTRQSLEGLTDEQLARTVIAYEPVWAIGTGKVAGAGDAQEVCAAIRELLRSIASPEVAEGARILYGGSVKTDSIGELIAQPDVDGGLVGGASLDGEDFARLVAAAAQAHTS; encoded by the coding sequence ATGGCCCGCACACCGTTGATCGCAGGCAACTGGAAGATGAACCTCAACCACCTGGAGGCCATCCAGGTCGTGCAGAAGTTCAGCTTCGCCCTGCCCAAGGACATGTACGACACCGTGGATGTGGCGTTCATCCCCCCGTTCACCGATATCCGCTCCATCCAGACCCTGGTCGACGGGGACAAGCTGCAGGTGTCCTACGGTGCCCAGGATGTCTCCACGCATGAATCCGGCGCCTACACCGGCGAGATCTCCGCCGCCATGCTCGCCAAGCTGGGCTGCTCCTGGGTTGTCGTCGGACACTCCGAGCGTCGCCAGTACCACGAGGAATCCAACGAACTCGTCGCCGCGAAGGCCGCGGCCGCCCTCGGTGCCGGGATGTCCCCCATCGTATGTGTGGGGGAGCCCCTGGAGGTCCGCGAGGAGGGCAAGCACGTGGATTACGTCACCGAGCAGACCCGCCAGTCCCTGGAAGGCCTGACCGATGAACAGCTCGCCCGCACCGTGATCGCCTACGAGCCCGTGTGGGCCATAGGAACGGGCAAGGTCGCCGGGGCCGGGGACGCCCAGGAAGTGTGCGCGGCCATCCGCGAGCTCCTGCGTTCCATCGCCAGCCCGGAGGTCGCCGAGGGCGCACGCATCCTCTACGGCGGCTCCGTGAAGACGGACTCCATCGGTGAACTCATCGCCCAGCCCGACGTCGATGGCGGCCTCGTGGGCGGTGCCAGCCTCGACGGGGAGGACTTCGCCCGCCTCGTCGCCGCTGCAGCCCAGGCCCACACCAGCTAG
- a CDS encoding phosphoglycerate kinase, which yields MAVKTVQDLIAEGVEGRHVLVRSDLNVPLSDGQITDPGRIDASLPTLRALLEAGARVIVSAHLGRPKGEVKPEFSLAPVAEALSERLDQFVPLAGDVTGEDAHERANGLNDGDILLLENVRFDARETSKDAAEREAFAAELADLTGDNGAFVSDGFGVVHRKQASVYDVAQKLPHYAGGLVETELEVLEKVSGSPEQPYVVVLGGSKVSDKLGVIEALAPKVDQLIIGGGMCFTFLAAQGYEVGGSLLQEDQVDNCKQLMEKYGDAIVLPVDVEVGEGFDKNTDHRTVNLDSIPAGWMGLDIGPKSVEKFSEILGRAKTIFWNGPMGVFEFEAFSHGTRGVAQAIIDATSAGAFSVVGGGDSAAAVRTLGLEEDGFSHISTGGGASLEFLEGKSLPGVAVLES from the coding sequence ATGGCCGTCAAAACCGTTCAAGATCTCATCGCTGAGGGGGTAGAGGGCCGCCACGTCCTCGTTCGCTCCGACCTCAACGTCCCGCTGTCCGACGGGCAGATCACCGACCCCGGGCGCATCGACGCCTCCCTGCCCACCCTCCGCGCACTGCTGGAGGCCGGGGCCCGCGTGATCGTGTCCGCCCACCTGGGTCGCCCCAAGGGCGAAGTGAAGCCGGAGTTCTCCCTGGCCCCTGTGGCCGAGGCCCTGTCGGAGCGGCTCGACCAATTCGTCCCGCTGGCCGGGGACGTTACCGGCGAGGATGCCCACGAGCGAGCCAATGGGCTCAACGACGGGGATATCCTCCTGTTGGAAAACGTCCGCTTCGATGCGCGGGAAACGTCCAAGGACGCCGCCGAGCGGGAGGCCTTCGCCGCAGAACTGGCCGACCTCACCGGTGATAACGGCGCCTTCGTCTCCGACGGCTTCGGCGTCGTCCACCGCAAGCAGGCCTCCGTCTACGACGTCGCCCAGAAGCTTCCCCACTACGCCGGCGGCCTGGTGGAGACGGAGCTAGAGGTCCTGGAAAAGGTCTCCGGCTCGCCGGAGCAGCCCTACGTTGTGGTGCTCGGCGGCTCCAAGGTCTCCGATAAGTTGGGCGTGATCGAGGCGCTGGCCCCCAAGGTGGACCAGCTCATCATCGGCGGTGGCATGTGCTTCACCTTCCTCGCGGCCCAGGGCTACGAGGTCGGCGGCTCCCTGCTGCAGGAGGACCAGGTAGACAACTGCAAGCAGTTGATGGAGAAGTACGGGGACGCCATCGTCCTCCCCGTGGACGTGGAGGTGGGGGAGGGCTTCGACAAGAACACCGACCACCGCACGGTCAACCTGGACTCCATCCCGGCCGGCTGGATGGGCCTGGACATCGGCCCGAAGTCCGTGGAGAAGTTCAGCGAGATCCTCGGCCGCGCGAAGACGATCTTCTGGAACGGCCCAATGGGCGTGTTTGAGTTCGAAGCTTTCTCCCACGGGACCCGCGGGGTCGCGCAGGCCATTATCGACGCCACCTCCGCTGGTGCCTTCAGCGTGGTGGGTGGCGGGGACTCCGCCGCCGCCGTCCGCACCCTCGGACTGGAAGAAGATGGCTTCAGCCACATCTCCACCGGCGGCGGGGCCTCCCTGGAGTTCCTCGAGGGCAAGTCGCTGCCCGGGGTCGCCGTCCTCGAAAGCTAG
- the gap gene encoding type I glyceraldehyde-3-phosphate dehydrogenase, which yields MTIRVGINGFGRIGRNFFRAIRNTKADIEVVGINDLTDNKTLSALLKSDSVMGRLEAEVTYDDESITVDGHRIAVSAERDPKNLKWGELGADIVIESTGFFTDANDARAHIEAGAKKVIISAPAKNEDATFVMGVNHETYDPADHTIVSNASCTTNCLAPLAKALNDEFGIVKGLMTTIHAYTGDQRLHDAPHKDLRRARAAAVNLVPTSTGAAKAVSLVLPELKGKLDGYAVRVPVITGSVTDLTFEAEKPVSVEAVNAALKKAAEGPLKGIAKYSNDEPLVSTDIVGDPHSSIFDSGLTKVIDNQVKVVSWYDNEWGYSCRLVDLATYIGERL from the coding sequence GTGACGATCCGCGTTGGCATCAACGGCTTCGGCCGCATTGGCCGCAACTTCTTCCGCGCCATCCGCAACACGAAGGCGGACATCGAGGTTGTGGGCATCAATGACCTGACTGACAACAAGACTCTCTCCGCCCTGCTGAAGAGCGACTCCGTGATGGGCCGCCTGGAGGCAGAGGTCACTTACGACGACGAGTCCATCACCGTCGACGGTCACCGCATCGCCGTCTCCGCCGAGCGGGATCCGAAGAACCTCAAGTGGGGCGAACTCGGGGCAGACATCGTCATCGAGTCCACGGGCTTCTTCACGGACGCTAACGACGCCCGCGCTCACATCGAGGCCGGTGCGAAGAAGGTCATCATCTCCGCTCCCGCGAAGAACGAGGACGCCACCTTCGTGATGGGGGTCAACCACGAGACCTACGATCCGGCCGACCACACCATCGTGTCCAACGCCTCCTGCACCACGAACTGCCTCGCGCCGCTGGCCAAGGCCCTCAACGACGAGTTCGGCATCGTCAAGGGCCTCATGACCACCATCCACGCCTACACCGGCGACCAGCGCCTCCACGACGCTCCGCACAAGGACCTGCGCCGCGCCCGCGCCGCCGCCGTGAACCTCGTGCCCACCTCCACCGGTGCCGCCAAGGCCGTCTCCCTCGTTCTGCCCGAGCTCAAGGGCAAGCTGGACGGCTACGCCGTGCGTGTGCCGGTCATCACCGGCTCCGTCACCGACCTGACCTTCGAGGCCGAGAAGCCGGTCTCCGTGGAGGCCGTGAACGCCGCCCTGAAGAAGGCCGCCGAGGGCCCGCTGAAGGGCATTGCCAAGTACTCCAACGATGAGCCGCTGGTCTCCACCGACATCGTCGGCGATCCGCACTCCTCCATCTTCGACTCTGGCCTGACCAAGGTCATCGACAACCAGGTGAAGGTCGTCTCCTGGTACGACAACGAGTGGGGCTACTCCTGCCGCCTCGTGGACCTGGCCACCTACATCGGTGAGCGCCTCTAA
- the whiA gene encoding DNA-binding protein WhiA yields the protein MALTQDMKDELARVPVSATDVQTAEVASLLRYSAALHLVSRSIVIESEVDSAATARRIMGFVSDLYNINAELQVVGASNLRRSARYVMRWTDGGTELARRTGLIDRVGRPVRGLPRAIIGGTKQQCVAAWRGAFLARGSLTEPGRASALEVATPSNEAALALVGTARRVGVTAKTKETRNIHRVVIRDGESIGALLTMMGAQSTRLTWEEQRMRREVRATANRLANFDDANLRRSARAAVAAAARVERALELLGEDVPEHLAEAGQLRVQHRQASLEELGQLAQPPMTKDAVAGRVRRLLSMADRRAEELGVPDTHAAVTEDLFTDVD from the coding sequence GTGGCCCTAACTCAGGACATGAAGGACGAGCTTGCCCGGGTGCCCGTGAGCGCCACCGACGTGCAGACCGCCGAAGTGGCCAGCCTGTTGCGCTATAGCGCGGCGCTGCACCTCGTCTCCCGTTCCATCGTGATCGAGTCCGAGGTGGATAGCGCCGCCACCGCCCGCCGCATCATGGGTTTTGTTTCGGACCTCTACAACATCAACGCCGAGCTGCAGGTGGTTGGGGCCAGCAATCTGCGCCGCTCCGCCCGCTATGTCATGCGGTGGACCGATGGTGGGACGGAGCTGGCCCGGCGCACGGGGCTTATCGACCGAGTCGGCCGACCCGTCCGCGGGCTGCCCCGGGCTATTATCGGGGGAACGAAGCAGCAGTGCGTCGCGGCGTGGCGGGGGGCCTTTTTGGCCCGGGGCTCCCTCACCGAGCCGGGTCGGGCCTCCGCGCTGGAGGTTGCTACCCCCTCCAACGAGGCGGCGCTGGCCCTGGTGGGCACGGCCCGCCGCGTGGGCGTGACTGCGAAGACGAAGGAGACCCGGAACATCCACCGGGTGGTCATCCGCGACGGCGAGTCCATCGGTGCGCTGCTGACCATGATGGGGGCCCAGTCCACCCGGCTGACTTGGGAGGAACAGCGGATGCGCCGGGAGGTGCGGGCCACCGCCAACCGGCTGGCGAACTTCGACGATGCCAACCTCCGGCGCTCGGCCCGGGCCGCTGTCGCCGCCGCCGCCCGGGTGGAGCGGGCCCTCGAGCTGCTGGGGGAAGACGTGCCCGAGCATCTGGCCGAAGCCGGGCAGTTGCGGGTGCAACACCGCCAGGCCTCGTTGGAGGAGCTAGGTCAATTAGCCCAACCGCCGATGACGAAGGATGCCGTGGCCGGCCGAGTCCGCCGCTTGCTGTCCATGGCGGATCGTCGTGCCGAGGAGCTGGGGGTGCCCGACACGCATGCGGCGGTTACCGAGGATCTCTTTACTGACGTGGACTAA
- a CDS encoding uridine diphosphate-N-acetylglucosamine-binding protein YvcK — MERIACLGGGHGLFSTLRASRQVADHVTAIVTVADDGGSSGRMRREFGSLPPGDLRMALAALTKDSERGRLWEELLQHRFGGNGALKGHAVGNFLITGLSQVMGDDIAALDEIGRLLGIKGRVVPMSPEPLDLEAEVLGLEEDPREVIAVRGQVAVASTLGEVRRVRLIPTDPPAADPAVEAIHRADVVTLGPGSWFSSVIPHVLVPGIVDALNTTAATKVMIMNLVSEPGETSHMSMEHHIHMIRQHCPSLTIDVIVVDLSTMPGAAVRRHVERAAATLGARVIYRDVREDDNRGRWTDRHMPDKLAAVLSEIAACPHADVAELQNIPPEY; from the coding sequence ATGGAGCGGATTGCGTGTTTGGGGGGCGGTCATGGACTGTTCTCCACTTTGCGCGCGAGCAGGCAGGTCGCGGACCACGTCACGGCCATTGTCACGGTCGCGGACGACGGCGGTTCTTCCGGGCGAATGCGCCGGGAGTTTGGCTCTCTGCCGCCGGGAGACTTGCGGATGGCCCTGGCGGCGCTGACGAAGGATTCCGAGCGCGGCCGGTTGTGGGAGGAGTTGCTGCAGCACCGATTTGGGGGCAATGGTGCGCTCAAAGGGCATGCCGTGGGCAACTTCCTCATCACGGGGCTGTCCCAGGTGATGGGTGACGATATCGCCGCTCTGGACGAGATCGGGCGCCTCCTGGGCATCAAGGGCCGGGTAGTCCCCATGAGCCCGGAGCCGCTGGATTTAGAGGCGGAGGTGCTCGGTTTGGAGGAGGACCCCCGGGAAGTCATCGCCGTGCGCGGCCAGGTGGCGGTGGCCTCCACGCTGGGAGAGGTCCGGCGCGTGCGGCTCATCCCCACGGACCCCCCGGCGGCGGATCCGGCGGTGGAGGCTATCCACCGCGCGGATGTGGTGACCTTGGGTCCCGGTTCCTGGTTTTCTTCCGTCATTCCCCATGTTCTGGTCCCCGGAATTGTGGACGCCCTTAACACGACCGCGGCGACCAAGGTCATGATCATGAACCTCGTCTCCGAGCCGGGGGAGACCAGTCACATGTCCATGGAGCACCACATCCACATGATCCGGCAGCACTGCCCCAGCCTGACTATCGACGTCATCGTTGTGGACCTGTCCACGATGCCTGGGGCCGCCGTGCGCCGCCACGTGGAACGGGCTGCCGCCACGTTGGGGGCCCGCGTGATCTACCGGGATGTGCGGGAGGACGACAATCGCGGCCGCTGGACAGACCGACACATGCCGGACAAGTTGGCCGCGGTCCTCTCGGAGATCGCTGCCTGCCCCCACGCGGACGTGGCGGAGTTGCAGAACATCCCGCCGGAGTACTGA